GGATCCGCGTCTTCGACTCCGATCGGCAGGCCGACGATCTCGAGATCACCGGCGTCGTAGCGTTGCTGCAGGGAGGAGAGTTCCACCAGCCCCTCCGTGTCGACGTCGTGCGTGGGGAGGCTGACGAGCAGGGTGACGTGTCCGCGGAGATCGTCCAGCCGCAGTGTCTCGCCGCTGCGGGTTCGCAGTTCGAGGTCGTCGGCGGGCGGGGCGTCGGAGACGTGCCGCGCCTTCTGCACGTCCTTGCTGGTGGTGCGGAGATTGAACGTGACGAACAGGACGAGCACCGCCACGAAGGCGATGCCGACGGATACGAGAAAGCCGATCACGCCGTCACGCTCCTTTCGATGGCGTCAAGCGTCCGAACGGTAGTCCGACCCGGCGGTCGCCGACATGGTGCTGCTCCCCACCGAGCGGTCGGAGAGGGACGGAGGGGCGGGGACCGTCGGATCGGACGAGACCCGTGCCGCTATCTGAATTCAGTGTGCGACGTTCGCGTCCGACGTCCGCGTCCGACGGCCGCGTGAGATCAGAAACGCGCCTTCAGCGCCCCGAAGCTCGACGCCGTGCCGGCGACCACGTCTCCGGAGATCGTCACCGCGAAGTCACCGGAAAGGTCGTTCGTCTCCATCACGAGCGTGGCGTCGAGCGTGCGGTTCTCGCTCAGGGGCTCGGCGAGCCGCACCGAGAAGGCGGTGCTCCCGTTCGGCGAGAGCACGCCGCCGGACTCCAGGGCCGGCTGAACGATCGTGAACAGAGCGGCGTCGGCCCCGACCATCGAGACCACCGGCTCTCCTTCGAAGACCAGCGGCGCGTCGCCCGTGTTCCCGACGACGAAGACGTATCGTGCGATCGCTCCTGAGGCGAGCGGAGCGAAGTCCAGGTTCGTGCCTTCGTCGACCGTTTCGCCGTCGAGCGAGACCGTGAGCACGGGAGCCGTCGCCTTGCCCCGTACACCGAGGTCGAAGGGCGTCGCAGCCGCGTTGGTGTAGATGAAGGCCCGCGTGAAGACGTTCGCGGAGCGGAACGTGGGCACGAAGTCGATCCGGAAGGCCGTCGACCCGTTCGGGCTCAACCGATTGCCGCTCTCCAGGGCGGGCTGGACGACCTGGAACCGTTCAGGGAAGCCGCCGCCGAGGATGACGGGCGGATCCTCCGTGAACACGAGGTCCTGGTTGCTCTCGTTGCGGAGGATCACGACCACCGACGCCGACTCGCCGACCGGCGTGTCGGCGAACACGAAGTCGTACGGACTGGTGACCACCTCGCCGTCGATGCGGACGGTCATGTCCTGGGCATCGGCGGAAGGGGCGAGCAGCGTGGCAGCCAGGAGGACGACGCACAGGGGAGACGGCGAGCGCAAGCTGATCATCGGCAACCTCCGAGGGGTATCGGTCATGGGGTCGGTCGGACCACGTGGGCCGTCCATCGGCTCAGGTGGACTCCCGGTGCTACGCGTGATCGGGCTCCGGAACCCGACACCGGGTGACGCCGCGGTCCCCATCGCCTACACTCGTCGTCTCTCCCGGAGATTCGCTTGGCGCACGACGACCTGACCGAAGTCCTGCAACGGTTCCACTCGGGTGACCGTGACGCGCACGACGAACTGCTCGTCGTTCTCTACGACGAGTTGCGCACGTTGGCGCGCCGACGGTTCGCGGCCGAACGCGCCGATCACACGCTGCAGAGCACGGCGTTGGTGCACGAGGCCTGGATCCGGCTCGTCGATCAGACCCGTGTGCAATGGCAGAATCGCGCGCACTTCCTGGCGGTCGCGGCGCAGGCGATGCGACGGATCCTGGTCGACCACGCGCGGCGGACACGGAGCGAGAAGCGCGGCGGGGATTCGCCGGTGCTGTCGTTGACCGCCGCGGAGGATGTCGCGCTCAGCGAGGATCCGATCGACGTGCTCGACCTCGAGCAGGCCCTGGTGGAACTCGCGGCCCTGCACCCCGAGCACGCGGTCATCGTCGAGATGCGCTTCTTCGGCGGCATGACCGCCAGGGAGGTCGCCGCGGCGCAGGGCATCACCGAACGCACGGCCGAACGGCGGTGGCGCTTCGCGCGCGCGTGGCTCTACCGCCGCCTCGCGGGCGACGAGCCGCCGTCACCAGCGTGAAGCCAACTCGGGTGGTGGCGTGCG
The sequence above is a segment of the Candidatus Krumholzibacteriia bacterium genome. Coding sequences within it:
- a CDS encoding ECF-type sigma factor yields the protein MAHDDLTEVLQRFHSGDRDAHDELLVVLYDELRTLARRRFAAERADHTLQSTALVHEAWIRLVDQTRVQWQNRAHFLAVAAQAMRRILVDHARRTRSEKRGGDSPVLSLTAAEDVALSEDPIDVLDLEQALVELAALHPEHAVIVEMRFFGGMTAREVAAAQGITERTAERRWRFARAWLYRRLAGDEPPSPA
- a CDS encoding choice-of-anchor D domain-containing protein, giving the protein MISLRSPSPLCVVLLAATLLAPSADAQDMTVRIDGEVVTSPYDFVFADTPVGESASVVVILRNESNQDLVFTEDPPVILGGGFPERFQVVQPALESGNRLSPNGSTAFRIDFVPTFRSANVFTRAFIYTNAAATPFDLGVRGKATAPVLTVSLDGETVDEGTNLDFAPLASGAIARYVFVVGNTGDAPLVFEGEPVVSMVGADAALFTIVQPALESGGVLSPNGSTAFSVRLAEPLSENRTLDATLVMETNDLSGDFAVTISGDVVAGTASSFGALKARF